Proteins from a genomic interval of Liolophura sinensis isolate JHLJ2023 chromosome 3, CUHK_Ljap_v2, whole genome shotgun sequence:
- the LOC135463674 gene encoding uncharacterized protein LOC135463674, with protein sequence MVQKNGKCGLNNGATMKFGETNYLMKRQTSGFFIRKLFNGGQGLESDYELTSKGDVNIANSSPVCWELESLRDVEDAGGAGIPVQLANDRGLVYVSLNKHKRWDLLEKLKDHMQFRRMFEEKLNSINSPVLGITLVEKYGDYLHGHLSSKDACSCISYESDVAWNALPIESRRKASFPWELRDKSKQMSPDSEEMFKAPKKSASHNQHYRGVQRHHSADRKLLSQSSKKEKTPTKPLRNLQSNLGFQDGGPEVLYEVTYPRPLDASSGCQDLKVRRWNWCFRDKKSKSKCKGQKISRRADNYCMTQKELQDLNGDVDLGLYLYLSGRQEPEEFEPVMLGDHMDEQKLCQLEETSRCVAEVSREVPHEEPKAACDGDHCLTYRDPECPWGTPFELSMIKVDGDALFEDEFEFLETPNEDLPGDDFEVVEERGQSEPLESPDGMLLVQKEDAGFIHVDSTSIINSPRQTVTLADYLKPPHSKRSSKEIKNKRASKKKS encoded by the exons ATGGTTCAGAAAAACGGCAAGTGTGGTCTGAATAACGGCGCCACCATGAAGTTCGGCGAAACGAACTACCTGATGAAGCGACAAACCTCAGGATTCTTCATCCGTAAGTTGTTTAACGGAGGGCAGGGTTTGGAATCGGATTACGAACTGACGTCCAAAGGCGACGTCAATATCGCGAACTCATCCCCTGTGTGCTGGGAGCTAGAGTCCCTACGTGACGTCGAAGACGCCGGAGGCGCCGGCATTCCAGTGCAGCTGGCCAACGACCGGGGCCTCGTCTACGTATCTCTGAACAAGCACAAACGTTGGGACCTTCTGGAGAAGTTAAAGGATCATATGCAGTTTAGGAGGATGTTTGAAGAGAAGTTGAACAGCATCAACAGCCCTGTACTGGGAATTAcactggtggagaaatatgggGACTACCTTCACGGTCATTTGTCTTCCAAGGACGCTTGCAGCTGTATAAGCTACGAATCGGACGTGGCTTGGAATGCTCTTCCAATCGAGTCGAGGAGAAAGGCATCTTTCCCGTGGGAATTGCGCGATAAATCCAAGCAGATGAGTCCGGACTCTGAAGAAATGTTCAAAGCCCCAAAAAAGTCTGCTTCTCATAATCAGCATTATAGAGGAGTACAACGACATCACTCAGCCGATAGAAAATTACTGTCCCAAAGCTCCAAGAAGGAGAAAACACCAACGAAACCTTTAAG AAATTTACAAAGTAACCTTGGATTTCAAGATGGTGGCCCAGAAGTCTTATACGAAGTAACTTACCCCAGACCTCTAGACGCCTCTTCCGGTTGCCAAGATCTGAAAGTACGACGCTGGAACTGGT GCTTCCGTGATAAGAAGTCAAAATCAAAGTGCAAAGGTCAGAAGATTTCAAGAAGGGCAGATAACTATTGTATGACTCAGAAAGAGCTTCAAGACTTGAACGGTGACGTTGACCTCGGCCTTTACCTGTACTTGAGCGGCCGGCAAGAGCCAGAGGAATTTGAACCGGTCATGTTGGGAGATCACATGGACGAGCAAAAACTCTGCCAGCTGGAGGAGACGTCACGCTGTGTGGCAGAAGTTTCTCGCGAGGTTCCTCATGAAGAGCCCAAAGCCGCCTGTGATGGAGATCATTGTCTTACCTACAGGGACCCCGAGTGTCCATGGGGGACCCCCTTTGAATTGTCCATGATTAAAGTGGACGGAGACGCGCTGTTCGAAGATGAATTTGAATTTCTAGAAACGCCAAATGAAGACTTACCCGGTGATGACTTTGAAGTGGTCGAAGAAAGGGGTCAAAGCGAACCTCTGGAATCTCCAGATGGAATGTTGCTGGTTCAAAAAGAGGATGCCGGCTTCATTCACGTCGACTCAACAAGCATTATCAACAGTCCAAGACAAACTGTAACGCTAGCAGATTATTTAAAACCACCCCACTCAAAACGGTCtagtaaagaaattaaaaataagaGAGCCAGCAAAAAGAAGAGTTGA
- the LOC135463581 gene encoding LOW QUALITY PROTEIN: WD repeat-containing protein 48-like (The sequence of the model RefSeq protein was modified relative to this genomic sequence to represent the inferred CDS: inserted 4 bases in 4 codons; deleted 2 bases in 1 codon), protein MASHHSMMSRGSANQGRKKVQVSFVIRDEVERHHRSGVNALQFDPVSSRLYSAGRDSIIRIWNTKTNKDPYIQSMEHHTDWVNDIVLCCNGRTLISASSDTTVKVWNAHKGFCMSTLRTHKDYVKALAYAKDREQVASAGLDRAIFLWDVNTLTALTASNNTVTTSSLNGNKDSIYSLAMNQPGTVIVSGPRKRLIRVWDPRTCQKQMKLKGHADNVKXLVLNRDGTQCLSGSSDGTIRLXSLGQQRCVATLRVHDEGVWALQANESFTTVYSSGRDRRVWSTDVRNPDTCVLLCEEKXPVLRLELSQTESXSLWVATTDSSIRNWVSPEFTRNSRVSGDYDNEKPLPTCTQPDFTIKGGASIRQYYVLNDKRMILTKDTDDNVAMWDVLTARKVEDLGKVDFEDQIKSKFKMIYVPNWFSVDLKTGMLTIHLEESDCFAAWMSAKEMGIGPPCEGPDTKLNIGGALLQALLEHWPKTQTDDIPAAENGDMNGLPESERRSSNVYFSVPGHTPVIFSEVGGRTLFRLLCRDAGGETEQLLLNETVPGFVLDVVVHKHTPKFNKIPFFLQPHLSTGYKQLKKDRLSASDMIQVRKVIEHVYEKVMGQGSDAGSQSANSNSQEKSEQEKEEDLSSIAEEKVELLCNDQVLDPNMDLRTVKHFIWKQGGDLTLNYRPITK, encoded by the exons ATGGCTTCCCACCACAGTATGATGTCTCGCGGATCGGCAAACCAGGGAAGAAAGAAAGTTCAG GTGTCATTTGTAATTCGTGACGAGGTTGAGCGTCATCACAGATCAGGAGTTAATGCCCTTCAGTTTGACCCTGTCAGTAGTAGACTCTACTCGGCTGGCAGAGATTCTATTATACGGATATggaacacaaaaacaaacaag GACCCATACATACAGTCCATGGAGCACCACACAGACTGGGTTAATGACATTGTACTGTGTTGTAATGGCAGAACAT TAATATCGGCTTCGAGTGATACAACAGTCAAAGTGTGGAATGCACACAAGGGCTTCTGTATGTCAACATTACGCACACATAAG GACTACGTAAAAGCTTTAGCATATGCCAAAGACCGTGAACAGGTGGCCTCCGCAGGACTGGACAGGGCCATCTTCTTGTGGGATGTGAACACATTGACCGCTTTGACAGCCTCCAATAACACAGTAACAA CGTCCAGTCTAAATGGCAACAAGGATTCCATCTACAGCCTGGCGATGAATCAGCCAGGGACGGTGATCGTGTCCGGA CCACGGAAAAGGTTGATCCGTGTTTGGGATCCGCGCACATGTCAGAAACAGATGAAACTCAAAGGTCATGCAGACAATGTGA CACTGGTGCTCAACAGAGATGGCACACAG TGTTTGTCTGGCAGTTCAGATGGCACTATCCGGC TGTCTCTAGGGCAGCAGAGGTGTGTGGCGACATTACGGGTGCACGATGAGGGAGTCTGGGCACTAC AGGCAAACGAGTCGTTCACAACGGTGTACTCATCTGGTCGAGATCGTCGAGTGTGGAGCACAGACGTGAGGAACCCAGACACGTGCGTCTTGCTCTGTGAGGAAA CACCTGTACTCAGG CTTGAATTGTCTCAGACTGAAA CGTCTTTATGGGTGGCCACAACCGATTCCTCCATCAGGAACTGGGTGAGTCCAGaattca CGAGGAATTCCCGAGTGTCTGGTGACTATGACAACGAAAAGCCACTCCCCACATGTACACAGCCAGATTTTACAATTAAAG GTGGTGCCAGTATTCGGCAGTACTATGTTCTAAACGACAAGAGAATGATCCTAACTAAagacacagatgacaatgtggccATGTGGGACGTCTTGACA gcCAGAAAAGTTGAAGATCTAGGAAAAGTTGATTTTGAAGATCAAATAAAGTCAAAGTTTAAGATGATTTATGTCCCAAACTGGTTCTCTGTTGACCTAAAAACAGGA ATGTTAACGATACACCTGGAGGAGAGTGACTGTTTTGCTGCTTGGATGTCTGCCAAGGAGATGGGGATAGGCCCACCCTGTGAGGGACCAGACACCAAAT tGAATATTGGCGGAGCACTATTGCAGGCGTTGTTAGAACACTGGCCCAAAACACAGACTGATGACATACCAGCAGCAG AAAATGGAGACATGAATGGCTTGCCAGAATCAGAAAGAAGAAGCAGCAATGTCTACTTCAGTGTTCCTGGACACACACCAGTCATTTTCAG TGAGGTAGGGGGCAGGACATTGTTCCGACTGTTGTGTCGAGACGCAGGGGGTGAGACAGAACAGCTGCTCCTGAACGAGACAGTGCCAGGTTTTGTCCTCGATGTTGTTGTCCAT AAACACACACCTAAATTCAACAAGATTCCTTTCTTCTTACAACCTCATCTGAGTACAGGCTACAAACAGTTGAAAAA GGACAGATTGTCTGCCAGTGATATGATTCAGGTCAGAAAGGTCATCGAGCATGTGTATGAGAAGGTCATGGGTCAAGGGTCTGATGCAGGATCACAGTCAGCCAATAGTAACAGCCAGGAGAAAAGTGAACAGGAGAAAGAAGAAGATTTATCCTCCATTGCTGAGGAGAAAGTGGAACTGCTCTGTAATGACCAG GTGCTTGATCCTAATATGGACCTACGGACTGTGAAGCATTTTATCTGGAAGCAGGGTGGTGATCTTACATTGAACTATCGACCAATCACTAAGTGA